In the Paenibacillus sp. FSL H7-0357 genome, one interval contains:
- the uvsE gene encoding UV DNA damage repair endonuclease UvsE: protein MIVRFGYVAMSTVIPDCSPSKTMTMASFAKLNDREAGLRRLETLAKTNLHNTLRLLKHNAGSDIMVYRMTSKLIPLATHPDLQDWNPLAVLAEEFAEVGSYVKKHGMRVSFHPDHFTVLSTPRPEVLASSIRDLQHHTDMLVAMGLPATAKSNIHIGGAYGDKPVAAARFREHFAGLAPELQERVTLENDDKTFNAQETLEVARSLGLPMVLDIHHQWVNNEGELPWELWPEIQKTWKSPLALKDVLPGELLPPKIHVSSPRSPSDPRSHADGVEPAPLLAFLKRIAADTPAVDAMIEAKSKDGALFGLMEAMKELAEAGNGITILDGASINIEP, encoded by the coding sequence ATGATTGTCCGCTTCGGATATGTAGCCATGTCCACCGTCATCCCAGACTGTTCACCATCCAAGACAATGACGATGGCAAGCTTTGCGAAGCTGAACGACCGCGAAGCCGGGCTGCGGCGTCTGGAGACCCTTGCGAAGACGAACCTGCATAATACGCTGCGCCTGCTGAAGCATAATGCCGGCTCAGATATTATGGTGTACCGCATGACTTCCAAGCTGATTCCGCTGGCAACGCATCCTGATCTGCAGGACTGGAACCCTTTGGCCGTACTGGCTGAAGAGTTTGCCGAAGTGGGCAGCTATGTGAAGAAGCACGGGATGAGGGTGTCCTTTCATCCTGATCACTTTACGGTGCTAAGCACGCCCCGTCCCGAGGTGCTGGCGAGTTCCATCCGTGATTTGCAGCATCATACGGATATGCTCGTTGCAATGGGGCTGCCGGCAACGGCCAAGAGCAACATTCATATCGGCGGGGCCTATGGGGACAAGCCTGTGGCGGCAGCGCGGTTCCGGGAGCATTTTGCAGGGCTTGCTCCTGAACTGCAGGAGCGGGTTACGCTCGAGAACGACGATAAGACATTTAACGCGCAGGAGACGCTGGAGGTTGCCCGCAGTCTCGGGCTGCCGATGGTGCTCGATATTCATCACCAGTGGGTGAATAATGAAGGCGAGCTTCCATGGGAGCTGTGGCCGGAGATTCAGAAGACCTGGAAGAGTCCGCTGGCACTGAAGGATGTGCTTCCAGGCGAACTGCTGCCGCCTAAGATCCATGTCTCCAGTCCGCGCAGTCCTTCTGATCCCCGCAGCCATGCCGATGGTGTGGAACCGGCGCCGCTGCTGGCTTTTCTAAAGCGGATTGCAGCCGATACCCCTGCTGTGGATGCCATGATTGAAGCGAAATCGAAAGATGGTGCCCTGTTTGGTCTGATGGAGGCAATGAAGGAGCTGGCGGAAGCCGGCAACGGAATTACGATATTGGACGGGGCCAGTATTAATATTGAGCCGTAA